The following nucleotide sequence is from Paenibacillus andongensis.
CTATACGAAGGGACATCACTGATAACTGTGGCACCGGCTCCTATAACCGCCCACTCGCCAACCTTTTTCCCGGGGATGATGGTCGCTCCCGCACCTATCATAGCTCCTGTTTCCGCGATAACGGAGCCAGTTAACGTGGCTTTCGGCGCAACGTGGACATAATCCCCAAGTTGATTATCGTGCTCAACGATCGCGCCTGAATTAATAATGACATGATCGCCTATCACCGCTTCGGCATTGACAATTGTCCCCGCCATGACAACCGTCCCATCCCCTATAGAAGCACTCGGGCTGATAACGGCTGTATCATGTATGAGTGAAATGTAGTTTTCCTTGGATAAGCCTAGCTTCGATACAATCAACTTACGAACTTCGTTATTCCCTATCGCGATAATAAATTTAAGATGATTCATTCGGTTCATTAGATCGTGTGCAGAAGAAATTGGTCCTATGTATATGTCATTGGTTACAGTTAGTTCATCGTACTTATCGTCCAAAATGGCTATGATCTTGTAGTCACGCTTAGAATGAATTAACTCCCTTATCACTTTACCGTGACCGCCTTCACCAATAACAACAAGATCCATCATGCCTCACCTCTTTCATGAGAGATTTGAGCCGGAAAATTTCTCCATGGTCACATGATTTCCATGGCTGATCCCGTCCGACTTGACTACTTTAACAAAAGTTAAGGCTAGAATTTTGACATCCAGGAGGAAGCTTTGATTTTCAACGTACCAGACATCTAGCTTAAATTTATCTTCCCATGAGATTTTATTCCTGCCATTGACTTGAGCCCATCCGGTAATTCCGGGTCGAACTTGATGCCGTTTCGCCTGTTCTTCGGTGTATAGGGGCAGATAATCCATCAACAAGGGCCTTGGCCCGACTAAACTTAAGTCTCCCTGGATGACATTTACTAATTGCAACAATTCATCTAGACTATATTTTCTAAGAAACATGCCAAATGGGGTTAGTCTTATCGAATCGGGTAATAAATTCCCTTCATGATCTCTCGCTTCCGTCATGGTCCTGAATTTATAAAGATTAATCGGTTTCCCGTATAAGCCCGGTCTTTGCTGCTTAAATATGACGGGAGATCCCAACTTTAGCCTAACCAGTATGGCAACGATCCCGATAATCGGAAGAAATAGGACAAATAGTGGCACGGATACCAACAAGTCACAAAATCGTTTCATGAATGATCTACTCCTACTGATTTCATCTAAAATACTTTGATTTCATGCGGTCAAGCTTCCATAATAGATAATTCACATTCTTTAACGAATGACCATCTACGGCTACTAGCCATTGGTTATCATTCATCTGAAGCTGGTCGATATGGTGCATCCCATCTTTTCTCCAATCATTCTCAATATGGGAGCCGCTTAAAATACAGGAAACTTCTTCTTCTTCGTATTCAAACTCAGAGAGTTTATTGACTTTGAATATACGGACCGAATCTCCATAGTGTGGATAGTCAGCTTGTG
It contains:
- a CDS encoding acetyltransferase, which gives rise to MDLVVIGEGGHGKVIRELIHSKRDYKIIAILDDKYDELTVTNDIYIGPISSAHDLMNRMNHLKFIIAIGNNEVRKLIVSKLGLSKENYISLIHDTAVISPSASIGDGTVVMAGTIVNAEAVIGDHVIINSGAIVEHDNQLGDYVHVAPKATLTGSVIAETGAMIGAGATIIPGKKVGEWAVIGAGATVISDVPSYRSAVGTPARLIAKAMFV
- a CDS encoding sugar transferase, translating into MKRFCDLLVSVPLFVLFLPIIGIVAILVRLKLGSPVIFKQQRPGLYGKPINLYKFRTMTEARDHEGNLLPDSIRLTPFGMFLRKYSLDELLQLVNVIQGDLSLVGPRPLLMDYLPLYTEEQAKRHQVRPGITGWAQVNGRNKISWEDKFKLDVWYVENQSFLLDVKILALTFVKVVKSDGISHGNHVTMEKFSGSNLS